Proteins encoded by one window of Petrotoga mexicana DSM 14811:
- a CDS encoding PhoH family protein, producing MNVDIHYKNRKIFIEGKDDDSVNKTSKIFTELLEILDEGHLLDWDEFQYVVSRYKTNGNGSKTEEKKKSMKEVINTRILGTQIFAKTEGQANYIDYLKNNDIVFSIGPAGTGKTYLAVAMAVDYLRSGKVQRIILTRPAVEAGEKLGFLPGSFYEKVDPYLRPLYDALLDFMDTDKLISYREKGIIEILPLAYMRGRTLNNSYIILDEAQNTTYQQMKMFLTRIGFNTKAVITGDVTQIDLEKKKDSGLLSVRKVLNGSISGIKFIELSNNDVVRNPLVKEIIKAYEDYENAE from the coding sequence ATGAACGTAGATATACATTATAAAAACAGAAAAATTTTCATCGAAGGAAAGGATGATGACTCGGTTAATAAAACATCAAAGATATTCACAGAACTTTTAGAAATTTTAGACGAGGGTCATTTACTCGATTGGGATGAATTCCAATACGTGGTTTCTAGGTATAAAACCAACGGGAATGGCTCTAAGACTGAAGAAAAGAAAAAATCAATGAAAGAAGTTATCAATACTCGCATTTTGGGTACTCAAATATTCGCAAAAACTGAAGGTCAAGCAAATTACATCGACTACTTAAAAAATAATGATATTGTTTTTAGTATAGGACCAGCCGGAACGGGCAAAACATATCTAGCGGTTGCTATGGCGGTAGATTATTTAAGATCGGGTAAAGTTCAAAGGATAATTTTAACAAGACCAGCTGTTGAAGCAGGAGAAAAACTAGGTTTTTTACCTGGTAGCTTTTATGAAAAAGTCGATCCCTATTTAAGGCCGTTATATGATGCCCTACTTGATTTTATGGATACAGACAAACTGATTTCATACAGAGAAAAAGGTATTATAGAAATACTACCTTTAGCCTACATGAGAGGTAGAACGTTAAACAATTCTTATATTATTCTAGACGAAGCTCAGAATACAACTTATCAACAAATGAAAATGTTTTTAACAAGGATAGGGTTCAACACTAAGGCGGTCATCACTGGAGATGTTACACAAATAGACTTAGAGAAAAAGAAAGATTCAGGGTTACTATCGGTTAGAAAGGTGTTGAATGGAAGCATTTCTGGGATAAAATTCATTGAACTATCAAATAACGATGTGGTAAGGAATCCTTTAGTAAAAGAAATTATAAAAGCCTATGAAGATTATGAAAACGCTGAATAA
- the pduL gene encoding phosphate propanoyltransferase, translated as MQLKEPGVVVGVSNRHVHLSQEDLEKLFGEGYELTPLRPLGQPGQYASEECVELIGPKGTFQKVRILGPVRKESQVEISRTDSFKLGVTPPVRDSGDIEGTPGITIKGPVGEIQLKKGVIIAKRHIHMLPRDAEHYGVKDKDLVSVYCDKEGRRLIFQDVLIRVSEKFALEFHVDIDEANAALLSNGDYVKIIEKF; from the coding sequence TTGCAATTGAAAGAACCAGGAGTAGTTGTTGGGGTATCAAATAGGCATGTACATTTATCACAAGAGGATTTGGAAAAGTTGTTTGGTGAAGGTTATGAATTAACTCCCTTAAGACCATTAGGACAGCCGGGACAATATGCATCTGAAGAATGTGTAGAATTAATAGGGCCAAAGGGAACTTTCCAAAAAGTGAGAATATTAGGCCCTGTAAGAAAAGAGTCACAAGTGGAAATTTCTAGAACCGATTCTTTTAAATTGGGAGTAACCCCTCCTGTTAGAGACTCAGGAGATATAGAGGGAACCCCTGGTATTACAATAAAAGGACCTGTTGGTGAAATACAGTTAAAGAAGGGTGTAATCATTGCCAAAAGGCACATACATATGCTGCCAAGGGATGCTGAACATTATGGCGTTAAAGATAAAGACTTAGTTTCAGTATATTGTGACAAAGAAGGAAGAAGACTTATTTTTCAAGATGTTTTGATTAGAGTTAGTGAAAAATTTGCATTAGAGTTCCATGTTGATATCGACGAAGCCAATGCAGCTTTACTCAGCAACGGAGATTATGTCAAAATTATAGAAAAATTCTAA
- the ylqF gene encoding ribosome biogenesis GTPase YlqF, with the protein MWYPGHIEKTKSLIKKHLKLVNAVVEILDARAPYASRAYEEQQLFRNKKRIIILNKKDLCDMKKTKLWEKYYKEKGEDAFSLSLNESNVKDFFLNHIYPIVPKKFNEKSLMIVGIPNVGKSTFINRLKGKKSAAVGNKPGITRGLQWITVSKDLKILDTPGVLYPKLFSKNLVNKLILIGSLKAEDSELDEALFYLFDFLKQEYPNILDTVLEEWDNCENAVEFIEKFSMKRNFLKKGGVPDYERGRNVFLKEVSEGKYGGITYEIPSDID; encoded by the coding sequence ATGTGGTATCCGGGGCACATAGAAAAAACCAAATCCTTAATAAAAAAGCATTTAAAACTTGTCAACGCGGTAGTAGAAATTCTGGATGCAAGGGCTCCATACGCTAGCAGGGCATATGAAGAGCAACAACTTTTTAGAAACAAAAAAAGAATAATTATTCTGAATAAAAAAGATCTATGTGACATGAAAAAAACTAAGTTATGGGAAAAGTATTATAAAGAGAAAGGTGAGGATGCTTTTTCACTTAGCCTAAATGAATCCAATGTGAAAGACTTTTTTTTAAACCATATTTATCCCATCGTTCCTAAAAAGTTTAATGAAAAGTCGCTTATGATAGTTGGTATACCAAATGTTGGTAAATCTACCTTTATAAACCGTCTAAAAGGTAAAAAATCTGCCGCAGTCGGGAATAAACCTGGAATAACAAGAGGGTTACAATGGATAACTGTATCAAAGGATTTAAAAATTCTTGATACACCAGGTGTGTTATATCCAAAACTTTTTAGCAAGAATCTTGTGAACAAATTAATTCTTATTGGCTCTCTAAAAGCAGAAGATTCAGAATTGGATGAGGCTCTCTTCTATCTTTTTGACTTTTTAAAGCAAGAGTATCCTAATATTTTGGATACAGTTTTAGAAGAATGGGACAACTGTGAAAATGCAGTTGAGTTCATAGAAAAATTTTCTATGAAAAGAAATTTTCTAAAAAAGGGCGGAGTTCCAGATTACGAAAGGGGAAGAAATGTCTTTCTAAAAGAAGTGTCAGAAGGGAAATATGGGGGTATAACCTATGAAATACCTTCTGATATTGATTGA